From the genome of Triticum aestivum cultivar Chinese Spring chromosome 3B, IWGSC CS RefSeq v2.1, whole genome shotgun sequence, one region includes:
- the LOC123070179 gene encoding cytochrome P450 72A15, translating into MGSPASFPRELLYVVAGAAIAWCAVRALEWAWWRPRRLDRALRSQGLRGTPYRSVAGDAPLAERLDEEARSRSMPLGCHDVVPRAMPLFHQTMKEHGKMSITWFGPSPRVTITKPALVREVLSNKSGDFEKLKLGRLQRMLHNGIGSHEGEKWAKHRRIINPAFHLEKLKRMLPAFAACCTDLVHRWEGLAAGDAACEVDVWPDMQNLTGDVISRAAFGSSYLEGRRIFQLQGEQIELAVLAMNKIHIPGYLFFPTKANRRMRQIAAEIERILKGIIAKRENALRAGQATSDDLLGLLLESNMAHTRAGGNSKAGITTDDVIGECKLFYFAGMETTSVLLTWTMIVLCMHPEWQDRAREEALHVFGDRTPDYDGLSRMRIVTMVLYEVLRLYTPLTALQRRTYKPTELGGVRYPAGVVLMLPLLSVHHDKEVWGADAHEFRPERFSEGVAKASVDAPAFFPFGWGPRICVGQSFALLEAKMGLAMILQRFSFDLSPSYTHAPFTVGLLQPEHGAQVRLKRLH; encoded by the exons ATGGGATCGCCGGCTTCTTTTCCACGGGAGCTGCTGTACGTGGTCGCGGGCGCGGCCATCGCCTGGTGCGCCGTGCGGGCGCTGGAGTGGGCGTGGTGGAGGCCCCGGCGCCTGGACCGCGCGCTGCGGTCGCAGGGCCTCCGCGGCACGCCGTACCGCTCCGTGGCCGGTGACGCGCCGCTGGCCGAGAGGCTCGACGAGGAGGCGAGGTCCCGGTCCATGCCGCTGGGCTGCCACGACGTCGTGCCCCGTGCCATGCCGCTGTTCCACCAGACCATGAAGGAGCACG GTAAAATGTCTATCACTTGGTTTGGACCATCACCTAGAGTGACCATTACCAAGCCCGCACTGGTGCGAGAAGTACTGTCCAACAAGTCCGGCGACTTTGAGAAGCTCAAGTTGGGCCGACTTCAGAGGATGTTGCACAATGGCATTGGTAGCCACGAGGGCGAGAAATGGGCCAAGCACAGGAGGATCATCAACCCTGCCTTCCATCTCGAGAAGCTCAAG CGCATGCTGCCAGCTTTCGCTGCATGTTGCACGGACCTGGTGCACAGGTGGGAAGGCCTAGCCGCAGGTGATGCGGCATGCGAGGTAGATGTGTGGCCCGACATGCAGAACCTGACAGGGGATGTCATCTCTCGCGCCGCCTTCGGCAGCAGCTACCTCGAGGGCCGGAGGATTTTCCAGCTTCAGGGGGAGCAGATCGAGCTCGCCGTGCTCGCCATGAACAAGATACATATCCCTGGTTATCT GTTCTTCCCAACAAAAGCCAACCGAAGGATGAGACAGATCGCTGCCGAGATCGAGAGGATCCTCAAGGGCATCATCGCGAAAAGGGAGAACGCCTTGAGGGCCGGCCAAGCCACGAGCGACGATCTTCTCGGGCTGCTGCTGGAGTCCAACATGGCACACACCAGGGCGGGCGGCAATTCCAAGGCCGGCATCACAACCGACGACGTAATCGGAGAGTGCAAGCTATTCTACTTCGCCGGCATGGAGACCACGTCGGTGCTGCTCACATGGACGATGATCGTCCTCTGCATGCACCCGGAGTGGCAGGACCGTGCCAGGGAGGAGGCCCTGCATGTCTTCGGCGACCGCACGCCGGATTACGACGGGTTAAGTCGCATGAGAATTGTGACCATGGTGCTCTACGAGGTGCTGCGGCTATACACGCCACTGACGGCGCTCCAGCGCAGGACATACAAGCCGACGGAGCTCGGCGGCGTCAGGTACCCGGCGGGCGTGGTGCTTATGCTGCCGTTGTTGAGCGTCCACCACGACAAGGAGGTTTGGGGCGCGGACGCCCATGAGTTCAGGCCGGAGAGGTTCTCCGAGGGGGTCGCCAAGGCGTCCGTCGACGCGCCGGCCTTCTTCCCGTTCGGCTGGGGCCCGCGGATCTGTGTCGGCCAGAGCTTCGCGCTGCTCGAGGCTAAAATGGGGCTCGCCATGATCCTGCAGCGCTTCTCCTTCGACCTCTCGCCGTCCTACACACACGCGCCCTTCACCGTTGGCCTTCTGCAGCCTGAGCACGGCGCGCAGGTCAGGCTCAAGAGGCTTCACTGA